CAGGCTATTTTGGTTCTCAAAAAGTGAATATAAAAATCTGGAAGACAGAAGCCGAGCTTGCCCAAATAAATTTTTCGAATGAATTTAATACAATAAAGAATATATCTCACAAAAACATCGTGGAATTATTTGGCTCCGTGACAGGTAAGGCAGTATTCAATCATAGACTAATTGTTTTACATCATATTAACCGTGGCCATAGTGTGGTAGGTatattgatttaaataaatgcGTCTTCTATACGTTTTTTGAAATCTAAAATTCGCTCTTCCTTCTCCTAAAACGTGGTGACTTTACAAAAAGTGAATCGAAGTTGAAGTCACTGGCATTCAAGTTAATGCTAAAATACAGAGTGCCCTCAAAACATactgatcattttttttttgaataccaAGATAGTTTAAAAACGTTTAATAGACACATCCGTCATCAGAATATCatttcaaactatttttaaggTATAATAAGTACTTTCTATAAACTGCACATGATATGAATACATAATATATCACGCTATATACATATACAggtaatatatataatgtaatataatgtatataaatattctaTTCACAGAATTTTCCTGGTgtaaagttcattttatttcatttagttttattttatttatgcaGATAAGAAAATATTACTTCTCGAGTATATGAAATATGGTACTTTGTTGGACTTTCTTATATATGGAGAAGGCCGACATTCCACAATAAAAGATCAAATAGGCATGGCTGCTCAAGTATGTTCTGTTTGAATAATAAACTATGACTTTGTTAAGTAGGAATATGGGGCTAACGGTGAGAATCTTTATTTTATACAAATGTATAGTTTACTTTACCAATACCCTCGCCGTCTCCGACGTgattattttttaacaaataacGATTATAAGACGCAGATATGTTTTGATTGTTATTCGCTTTACTGATTTGTAACGCAACTCACTCCCTAATTCGGAATTAGGCTTCAAAAATATCCGAAAAGGAATAAAGCCAAAAATGCCATATTTATTAACAGATTGCATCCGGAATGGcatatttgaaagaaaaacaaTATGTCTTTGTGGTTCTTCGCGCAAGGTATGTTTCCGTCGGAGAAAACATATTGTGTAAACTGTTTGACTTCAGTTTTGCACAACATGTTGGGAACAATGGAAAGTGGAAATCACATGCAGGAAGTGTATTTTCAGTAAGGTGGACAGCACCAGAAACCCATTTAACCGGTGATTTTTCCCATAAGTCAGATGTTTGGAGTTTTGGCGTCTTTCTGACTGAGTTAGTGACGAAAGGACGCATACCATATCCAGGTGAGCATTCCATGACatgtgaaaaatattgcaaaaatactcCATTTCCCAAACAAATGGAAATTGAGCTATTTAGTGATTTTCAGTCATttaatatacagggtggcccaaaagtaggtatacagttagaaaaattattatacagtaaaatagtttaataactgtatacctactttagGGCCACCCTCTATATCCATCAATCGATAGAAAGTGTAAGTCGTGATCTCCGtagaaaaatgtcaaaattaaacaaaatttcacAATTCTTCTCTTTTTTGCTGTATAAACTAAcgcaaaatttttgtaaaactaCAATTGAATACTTCATTTAGGAATGTTGGAAACAGAAGTCCTAGAAAAGGTCGTGAAAGGTTATCGAATGCCACGTCCAGCTTCATGTCCTGAACAACTTTACGAAGTCATGCTTAAGTGTTGGGATGAGAACCCAGAAAAAAGGCCAGAGTTCGATTATCTCGAggtaaaaaaacacaaataaacgaAAAGCCGCGGTTTCAAGCCATAAAGTCATCATAGGATAGGCAGGGCAAACATACGAAATAACCGGTCATTCAAAAAATAGTAGAATCTTACATATCACTGGCTGCTGATAACCGGCCAGGTTGATGGCGCAAAAcgtagtaaaaaataaatatgctcCAATTTTTTAATGAACCGATTTTAAAGAAAGTCGCTAATTACACaatttccaacaaaaaaaatataaaataaaaaaataaattataaacaacTAGAATTTACCTATTTTGCCTATTTGGCAAAACAAAGTTTTAACTTATTCGAAAGGCCGATAGAACTTCAAagtgcaatattatttttttatgaaacgaAAAGTTTGACAAATTACATAAAACTGACTGTCTGATCTGCATGTGGGAACGACATCACACAAATGTCTAATTATAAAATAGAAGTCCTTATTCCTAACCTGAGGTGGGCCAAGCTTCCAAACTGCTTAATTCACAAGGTCTACGAAATATTTACGATAGGttgcaatacaaaataaatcaatttatgGTGTCAAAATTTAATAAGTACAGGTTCGCATAATAGACTGAGAACAATTCTAATAAATCACAAAAAGCATTCTATTATTCggacaaatattatttttgaggatattctgaaatattatgAATTTGACAACGAATCTGGACACATTGACAACAACGACGGGGTCAGTATCAGTGTTGAAACTACAGGTCAGctacaataatatttttaatttcggaTAAACATAATAATGAATGAACTAATTGTGAACATATAACTTTCGGACACGCACTTTTAACATATTCATTTCAACTTTAAGCTTCAAAATATCATACCATCGTATTTATGAGATGTTTCTCACCACTCAGAATTAGGTTTCACGCGTGCAGCCAATAAAGCACATAGTGAGTTTTTCAAAATGTTCTTGTATGTGAATTCTGCAGCTCAGTTTACCTAGATTTTTCTTGTCGCTCCTGTCGTTTTTCACTCCCTTAAAACGCCGAATCAGTCCTAATAGGTGgcatattgaaatttatagaCTAATATCTCACCCTTAAAAAATTTCTATATTCGATGTATACAGAATCAATTGCTAAAGACAAGAAACCATTTCTGAAGAATACCATGCAATCACTTTCCAACTTGAAAAGTTAGTAAAACCTATTACATTttgtttgttaagttttgtttgcATAATGTCAATCACAAAActtttgcaacatttgcaagcgAAAGTACAAGTCACTGCAATTAATAAAGCCATGACTAAATTATACTACTAAAGGTGAATCCTTTGTAAAGTACACACCGTACGTCGTAAAAAAGACATTCACTTCAGACATTCAGTTTACCTAGATTTTTCTTGTCGCTCCTGTCGTTTTTCACTCCCTAAAAACGCCGAATCAGTCCTAATAGGTGgcatattgaaatttatagaCTAATATCTCACCCTTAAAAAATTTCTATATTCGATGTATACAGAATCAATTGCTAAAGACAAGAAACCATTTCTGAAGAATACCATGCAATCACTTTCCAACTTGAAAAGTTAGTAAAACCTATTACATTttgtttgttaagttttgtttgcATAATGTCAATCACAAAActtttgcaacatttgcaagcgAAAGTACAAGTCACTGCAATTAATAAAGCCATGACTAAATTATACTACTAAAGGTGAATCCTTTGTAAAGTACACACCGTACGTCGTAAAAAAGACATTCACTTTAACGTATGGATTAGGATAAAAAGTAAATTCACACCACACAGATAGTGATAACGTAACTCCTGTTTTAAAATACTATTTGTATTGAATTATATTGTTGACCGCATATGTGAATATGCTATCAAAGGTTCACCTGATGCACAAAAGGCTACTCCCGCAACAAAAAAGAAAGCACAagcgcttttcaatttagacaAAAGTGAGTCtggcattttttttatataagttAAAAAAGTTCACGAGCAATCTCTTCACCATTATCGAAAAAATATCGACGACGCATATGTAAATATCTTACTATAGGTTCACCCGATGCACAAATGGCTACTCCCGCAACAAAAAATAAAGCACAAGCACTTTTCGACTATGACAAAAGTGagtcttgaatttttttaacaCAAATCAAAAAAGGTCGCAAGCAATCTCTCCCCTGTTATCGAAAAATACTGATAAAACATCAGAAAGACAACTGCtatgaaaaatacatataaacCAATACAGTTCTCAATACTGTTGAGAAAACAGCTTGGCAAAAAAGAATTCCACAAAGTGAAAGTTCTTGTGAAGaatttcagaataaaattgcATATGAGAAGCAATAATCAATACCGGGTATGGTAATAAAAACTTCCGACTGTAGACGATGGGGTTTActaaatacgaaaataaaacacacAGACTAGAAAGACTAAAGCGTAAGAAATTCCCAAATGAGAAGTTTTCCGTTATAACAccactcgttaaaagagccaAATTTTTCAGTCGATACTAATTTTTCTGTCGCGTGAAATATTCATCCAAGACCAATGCGAGCATTCAATACGTCTTGCCAATCTATtacatttttttggtaaaatctattacattttgTTTGCATACTGCCAAGCACAAAActtttgcaacatttgcaagcgAAAGACTCTGCAATTAATAAAGCCATGACAAAGTAATACCACTGAAAAAGACCCCGGCGATTCGTTTGTAACGTACACATCGTACATCCTAAAAGACATTCACTTTCACGTATGGGTAGGATGAAACGTAAACTCAGCGGTAAAGTCATTATTTTGACTGGACATATATAAATGACCACAGGAAGTTCCCTAAATTTGTAATAGAGATAGACTTCCACACCACACAGACAGCGACAGTGAAACTCCTGTTTTAAATACTGTTACTCgaacaatttcaaattatatcgATGGCCGAATATGTAAATCTTTAATCATAGGTTCACCTGATGCACAAAAGGCTACTCCCGCAGCAAAAAAGAAAGCACGAGCACTTTTCGACTATGACAAAAGTGAGTCTTGCAgtttttccatatatatttattaaaatatttacatttttctcGAACTACATATACTATTTTTACTAAGGCTTTTGACTCATGTTTTAGACCACATTGTCCACATATATAAAAAtagggtgctccagaagtatgtgcaccaagatggcgcaatacctgaacatagtatgggtACCGGGTCAGGGTTcaagttgtgcgtcatctttttAATGTACCTACTACGAGAGCGCCGATGCCATCCATCTACGTTTCTATTGCGGCAGTCGCGGCCAGTAACGATCTATACATGTTATGTTAAAATGAAAGCTCTCTCAAGGAAACTTCTTATTACCACACAATCATATTCTTATTATCAAATTATATTGGCACAAACTGTAGGAAGCAGCAGTTCTATCCgtgttttatttacttttagaAGACGATGACGAAATAAGCTTTCGGGGTGGAGATATCATCACAAATATTGAGTTTCCAAGTGAACTATGGTGGATGGGAACCTGCAACGGGCAACGAGGCTTAATTCCTTGGAATTACGTAAAGCTGATTGACTAAGAATCGTGTATTCAGAGATTCTGCCAAATTTCGACTTTAGATATCAATCATTCATGACCCATCCATAATTGGGCGTAAATCTCAAGACTAGAAATCTAACTCCAAGATCAATTAATAAAGAGTTTCAAAACAATTCCGATTTGAGTGTTATTATTTCACGGAGATTtcaaggtactcccgtagtatgtgtaccagtttaggacTGACAAttatttgattccgattttcttatttcagttctattatgagtaggggactgtcagtgttagccaaattaatatatcccctgcccctaggtttcagtctctttacacaacttgattaaaagtaagcgaacaaaattagttacctccatattggtacacacattactGGAGCACCGACttcaataatatgaaaataaattatatccGTCCTTATTTCATGCGTATCGCCTTTAGCAATGAACGCCGGGAACGCATTCGTCCACATGTCTTCACACTCGTCGGTGAATATTATTATGTCAATTTAATTGTCCTAATTGGCacatattttataatatctGACACAATACTTTACATGAGTGATTTGGGTGCAATATTTAGGCTAATTTGGTTTCACCAGATTTGATTTATACATGTTTTTATACGACGCTTATTCTCCCGTTTTCTCAGAACAAGGCCATATACAAGAAGCCTCtgatatatataacaatttgtTATACTTTGCGAGAGTACAAAAATCTTTtcggttcggcattgcctacccacTTCATAACACCTGGGCGTGGTGGAAGTATGATATTTTACCCGATATATGTAATCTGCGATGCTAACAAACTAAGTCTACGCTTTATCCATCGCCTCTATTTTTATAACTATTGTTGGACGCACGGTTGGTTTATTTCTCGTCTTATACACGTCAAATgttcatttttcaaatcaaaacgtTAAAGCCCTTACGAGGAGAACCATGCTCGATTATCGATCAACGGTTATTCTGTAGAGTGCAGCATTCTAATGTATTATCTCTGTAGAGTATCTTATTCTTTGATAATTcgtttttggaaaatttgttgCGATGTTTAGCTGTcgtatataataatattttgattgattcatatgtataaaaatttatgatcTTGTTATTTAATGTTGTTCTTTGATTGCTTGTTATAATAATGAACAAAGCTTATTGAATATAAGGGGTACACAAGCAGTGTAATACGGCATTGGTAGTAATCTTCGACATGGCACGTTGGTCACCATACGTACGTACGTAGGTTTGATCATTTTGTTCGGGATTTCTTTCGTGTATTTATATGAACATTAAATCACGACTTATGCTTTACAAACATTATTCccataatatttgatttttaatacGTATTTCATGTATATAATTGAATGTGTGAGTAAGTTTTTTGATTGGTTTTATTGTACATAAAGTTTGATGATTTTTTTCAGTTGAACGTTTTTCTTTAATTGCTCATAATAAAAACCTAATAAACAAGACATATTAAATGTATGGTTAATAAAGTGTAAGGTTTTGAACTATGAAACAGACGTGTGTCAGTGTCGTGGATTGGGCATAAACTTAATATTTCAGAAAGGTAGATGGTGGGTTTTTATGATGAATCCAATAATACGGAATTATTCATTTTAAGATGGACTCAAATTAGAATGAAAACGTGCTGATTGTTGAACTCAATTTCCAAAAACCATTCGGGTTTGGAATGAACTCAAAATAGCATGAAAACAATGTTTCAGGCgttcaattcaaatttgagGAATCAGTCAAAAATAGTTATAGGTGATGGAAATCCAATTTTAGTGTTAAATGAGATTGGTCCAACATTAGctttatgcttgtgaaatatatatacaatcagGAAATATGGCGTCACCCAATATATTTATAGATATCTTGAATTGTATTTCACAATCAAGCATATAAATTAGTATAAAGTGGTATTAGTATATTATCAGCTTTCGTCCAAACACTGCGCTTGTCAAACAAAATTTCTCTTCTGAGTTTTCCCAATCATTCAATCAATATCATCTCTACCCAGCTGTTTCTTTGGCAGTGTTGAACTTGAATTACTGTAATTTACTAATTAAAGACTTGTGTCAGCTATTACCTAATGAGATCTTTTACATGAAAATAAACATGTTTCTATACGAGTGCTACACGCCGCCGCCAGACGGACACGGCTCATTCGAACAGCCAAATCCAAGAAATAACTacttattattttcatattcgAATTGTTCAAAAGGCCTCGCTACACAAGTAAGTCGTCATGGTCTTTTATGTCATGATTTCTATAAAACACAAGTCAGTCAGGTGTATCTCAACTACTACCTACCGAGGTTTTTACTTTGGAATAAGATATTGATCTACAAGTGCAAGTAGTCGCAACTATGCAACCAGTAGGTATACTCTTGTACACAAACAGTGTTCCACTAGCATTGTTGTACACTTCACGATTCAAAGGGTATCTGCGTGTGGACAAGAGGCGAAGTCTAACCCCCCTATtgagttttggaaaattaaaaagGCCACTAATAATGCTTTCGATTTTCACTGGGctatttgttttgttaatatcgccgattgttttcgtcagcgagACATAGTTATTTCGGCTGGTcggaattttatatatatacaactttTATATAAACCATATTTCTGCAAGTCGCTCTGTCCCAGAAGTATCTTTCTGTATTCGCTGTATATGTACTCCTTGTTTCACGAGTAGGTCGATGGCCGTTTTTTCTCGTGGATCTATGTGTCCCGTGTAAACAACGCCCCAACTAATATCTGATCATTGGGGACCGGACGTCAAAGAAAACTAAAGTATATAATCCGCGACACACATACTGGCTTACAATACAGTGATTAATACAAAGATTGAAAAAGGCGTTAGAAAATACTAAAATTTAACTGAAAACACCAtgaattttgttaattttgttttgcaatCCCCGCGACAGCATATTGTTTTTCAAGAGCGC
This is a stretch of genomic DNA from Styela clava chromosome 2, kaStyClav1.hap1.2, whole genome shotgun sequence. It encodes these proteins:
- the LOC144431227 gene encoding uncharacterized protein LOC144431227, with product MLETEVLEKVVKGYRMPRPASCPEQLYEVMLKCWDENPEKRPEFDYLEDILKYYEFDNESGHIDNNDGVSISVETTESIAKDKKPFLKNTMQSLSNLKKSIAKDKKPFLKNTMQSLSNLKSSPDAQKATPATKKKAQALFNLDKSSPDAQMATPATKNKAQALFDYDKILNTVEKTAWQKRIPQSESSCEEFQNKIAYEKQ